In Bradyrhizobium erythrophlei, a single genomic region encodes these proteins:
- the smc gene encoding chromosome segregation protein SMC, with amino-acid sequence MKLTRLRLHGFKSFVEPTDFMIEPGLTGVVGPNGCGKSNLVEALRWAMGETSHKSLRAADMDAVIFAGSGNRPARNHAEVVMSIDNSERTAPAAVNDSNILEISRRIEREAGSVYRINGRDVRARDVQLLFADAATGARSPALVHQGKIGEIIQAKPEQRRRVLEDAAGVAGLHARRHEAELRLKAAETNLTRVEDVIGQLSGQIDGLKKQARQAIRYREVAAKVRKAEALLFHLRWIEAQAGVTDTTQVHDLSVREMAERTREQAEAARIQAIRASELPALREAEARAAAGLQRLTSARETLDREEARAQERVAELDRRLTQFSADSSREQQQTADADAALQRLDTEDAELKEEIKFRVEKRSGVDERVSEAEATLASAERLFAELTTTLADLTAKRNQLDDNVRTHRDRLAKLDSDIANVERDEQSLAEETSGLGDLAMLTAAVEESQENRTSAESASQAAEAAHAAARARLEASRAPLNEADKRVQRLETEARTISKLVNSETKNLWPPIIDGITVAKGYEKAIGAVLGDDLDAPVDPSAPMRWTHFEATGSDPALPDGVEALAAHVQAPVELKRRLAQIGVVTRERGAELVAQLRTGQRLVSLEGDVWRWDGFVADAHAPTGAARRLAERARLVDIENELEQARIDAGAKRQALETGETELKAAASAESSARDAARATQREADSARERHAAAEREINRHTARKSALTEARSRIAADRSEAHAAHEGATTALAELPSSEPTENRLAEVKTGIDGCRRIAAQVRAEAQALAREAELADRRLQAITAERNEWQSRKTSAASQLETIEARVSEVRAERAELENAPAVFAEKRRALISEIEAAEGGRRAAADALAAAENVMAETDRAAKISLEALSSAREATGRAEERMDGAKRRLIDIEREIHDMLEIEPQAVAGLAEIEPGTELPPLPEIEENLEKLRRDRERLGAVNLRAEEELREVEAQHTSLTTERDDLVEAIKRLRQGIQSLNREARERLLASFETVNAHFKRLFTELFGGGEAALHLIESEDPLEAGLEIIAKPPGKKPQTLSLLSGGEQALTALALIFAVFLTNPSPICVLDEVDAPLDDHNVERFCNLLNEMTATTETRFIIITHNPITMARMNRLFGVTMAERGVSQLVSVALDEAVKILDQNVA; translated from the coding sequence ATGAAGCTGACCCGTCTTCGCCTTCACGGTTTCAAGTCGTTCGTCGAACCAACCGACTTCATGATCGAGCCGGGTCTCACCGGCGTCGTCGGTCCGAACGGCTGCGGCAAATCCAACCTCGTGGAAGCACTGCGCTGGGCGATGGGCGAGACGTCGCACAAGTCGCTGCGCGCGGCCGACATGGACGCGGTGATTTTTGCCGGCTCCGGCAACCGGCCGGCGCGTAACCACGCCGAAGTGGTGATGTCGATCGACAATTCGGAGCGCACCGCGCCTGCGGCCGTCAATGACAGCAATATTCTGGAGATTTCGCGCCGCATCGAGCGCGAGGCCGGATCGGTCTATCGGATCAACGGCCGCGACGTGCGCGCCCGCGACGTGCAGCTCCTGTTCGCCGACGCTGCCACCGGCGCGCGGTCGCCGGCCCTCGTCCACCAGGGCAAGATCGGCGAGATCATTCAGGCCAAACCCGAACAGCGCCGCCGCGTGCTCGAAGACGCCGCCGGTGTCGCCGGGCTTCACGCGCGACGCCACGAGGCCGAGTTGCGGCTGAAGGCGGCCGAAACCAACCTCACCCGTGTCGAGGACGTGATCGGACAACTCTCCGGACAGATCGACGGGTTGAAGAAACAAGCCCGCCAGGCCATCCGTTACCGCGAAGTCGCCGCCAAGGTCCGTAAAGCGGAAGCGTTGCTGTTTCACCTGCGCTGGATCGAGGCCCAAGCCGGCGTAACCGACACCACGCAGGTCCATGACCTCTCCGTCCGCGAGATGGCCGAACGGACCCGCGAGCAGGCCGAAGCCGCCCGCATCCAGGCGATCCGCGCCTCCGAACTCCCCGCCCTGCGTGAGGCCGAGGCCAGAGCCGCCGCCGGCCTGCAACGCCTGACCAGCGCGCGGGAGACGCTCGATCGCGAGGAAGCCCGCGCCCAGGAGCGCGTGGCCGAGCTCGACCGCCGCCTGACGCAGTTTTCCGCCGACAGCTCCCGCGAACAGCAGCAAACCGCCGACGCCGACGCTGCCCTTCAGCGGCTCGACACCGAAGACGCGGAGCTCAAGGAAGAAATCAAATTTCGCGTCGAGAAGCGCAGCGGCGTCGACGAACGCGTCTCTGAGGCGGAGGCCACCCTTGCCTCCGCCGAGCGCCTGTTTGCTGAGCTGACCACCACGCTCGCCGACCTCACGGCCAAGCGCAACCAGCTCGACGACAATGTGCGCACCCACCGCGACCGGCTGGCGAAGCTCGATTCCGACATCGCCAACGTCGAGCGCGACGAGCAAAGCCTTGCGGAGGAGACGAGCGGGCTCGGCGACCTCGCCATGCTCACTGCCGCGGTGGAAGAGAGCCAGGAGAACCGGACCAGCGCCGAAAGCGCTTCGCAGGCAGCCGAAGCAGCCCACGCCGCAGCCCGCGCCAGGCTAGAGGCTTCGCGCGCACCGCTGAACGAGGCCGACAAGCGCGTGCAGCGGCTTGAGACCGAAGCGCGCACGATTTCGAAGCTCGTCAACAGCGAGACCAAGAACCTGTGGCCGCCGATCATCGACGGCATCACCGTCGCCAAGGGCTATGAAAAAGCGATCGGCGCCGTGCTCGGCGATGATCTCGATGCGCCGGTGGATCCGTCCGCGCCGATGCGCTGGACCCACTTCGAGGCGACCGGGAGCGATCCCGCGCTGCCCGACGGCGTCGAAGCGCTCGCCGCCCATGTTCAGGCACCGGTCGAACTGAAGCGGCGTCTCGCCCAGATCGGCGTTGTGACGCGCGAACGTGGCGCAGAACTCGTCGCGCAGCTGCGGACCGGCCAGCGGCTGGTGTCGCTGGAAGGCGACGTCTGGCGCTGGGACGGGTTTGTCGCGGACGCCCACGCACCGACCGGTGCGGCACGCCGGCTCGCCGAGCGCGCGCGCCTCGTCGACATCGAAAACGAACTGGAGCAGGCCCGCATCGATGCCGGTGCCAAGCGGCAGGCGCTGGAAACGGGCGAGACCGAGTTGAAGGCGGCGGCGTCAGCTGAATCTTCCGCACGCGACGCGGCACGCGCCACCCAGCGCGAAGCAGATAGCGCGCGCGAACGTCATGCCGCCGCGGAACGCGAGATCAACCGTCACACCGCGCGCAAGTCCGCCCTGACGGAGGCGCGCAGCCGCATCGCCGCCGACCGCAGCGAAGCGCACGCCGCCCATGAAGGCGCGACCACGGCGCTGGCCGAGTTGCCCTCGAGCGAGCCCACCGAAAACAGGCTTGCGGAGGTCAAGACCGGCATCGATGGCTGCCGCCGTATCGCAGCCCAGGTGCGCGCCGAGGCGCAGGCGCTGGCGCGCGAGGCAGAGTTGGCCGACCGCAGGCTTCAGGCCATCACCGCCGAACGCAACGAATGGCAAAGCCGCAAGACCAGCGCCGCCTCGCAGTTAGAGACGATCGAGGCGCGTGTCAGCGAGGTCAGGGCCGAACGCGCCGAGCTTGAGAACGCGCCGGCGGTGTTTGCGGAAAAGCGCCGTGCGCTGATCAGCGAAATCGAGGCCGCAGAGGGCGGCCGCCGCGCCGCCGCCGACGCGCTGGCTGCCGCCGAGAACGTCATGGCCGAGACCGACCGCGCCGCCAAGATATCGCTCGAGGCTTTGTCGAGCGCCCGCGAGGCGACCGGCCGCGCCGAAGAACGGATGGATGGCGCCAAGCGCCGCCTGATCGATATCGAACGTGAGATTCACGACATGCTCGAGATCGAACCGCAGGCGGTCGCGGGGCTTGCCGAAATCGAGCCCGGCACGGAATTGCCGCCCTTGCCCGAGATCGAGGAAAACCTCGAAAAGCTGCGCCGCGATCGCGAACGACTTGGCGCGGTCAACCTGCGTGCCGAGGAAGAGCTCCGCGAAGTCGAGGCGCAGCACACATCGCTGACCACCGAGCGCGACGATCTCGTCGAAGCCATCAAGCGGCTGCGCCAGGGCATCCAGAGCCTCAACCGCGAGGCGCGCGAACGCCTGCTGGCCTCGTTCGAAACCGTCAACGCCCACTTCAAGCGCCTGTTCACCGAACTGTTCGGCGGCGGCGAGGCCGCGCTGCATCTGATCGAGAGCGAAGATCCGCTGGAAGCGGGCCTCGAGATCATCGCCAAGCCGCCGGGCAAAAAGCCGCAGACGCTTTCGTTGCTGTCGGGCGGCGAGCAGGCGCTGACGGCGCTGGCGCTGATCTTCGCGGTGTTCCTCACCAATCCGTCACCGATCTGCGTGCTGGACGAAGTCGACGCACCGCTCGACGATCACAACGTCGAGCGCTTCTGCAATCTCCTGAATGAAATGACCGCGACCACCGAGACGCGATTCATCATCATCACGCATAATCCGATCACCATGGCGCGGATGAACCGCCTGTTCGGCGTCACCATGGCGGAGCGCGGCGTGTCGCAGCTCGTCTCCGTCGCGCTCGATGAGGCCGTGAAAATACTCGATCAGAACGTGGCGTAA